TACCGCCAGCAGCGGCAAGCGCCATGCGCTGGTGTTCCGCCATGTCCCCGGCGGCCGGGAGCTGACCTTCCGCATGGAGGACTTCCTGAACCGGGACACCATCGAGGGCCACCTGCTGCTGACGCAGGAGCCGGAGGAGTCCATGGTCATCTGCACGCCCTTTGACAAGCCCGGCCACTTCTACTACAACCAGAAGATCAACTGTATGCGGGCTGCCGGGACGGTGCGTATCGGGGGGCAGACCTACACCTTTGACCCCGCCGACTCCTTCGGTGTACTGGACTGGGGACGGGGCGTGTGGACGTATCACAACACATGGTACTGGGGCAGCGCCTCCGGGCAGGTGGATGGCGTTCCCTTCGGCTGGAACATCGGCTATGGCTTCGGGGATACCTCTGCCGCCAGCGAGAATATGCTATTCTACGATGGCAAGGCTCACAAGCTGGGGCAGGTGACCTTCCACATTCCCATGGCAGGGAAGCGGGAGGACTATCTGGCTCCGTGGCGCTTTACCTCCGACGACGGACGGTTCGAGATGGACTTTGCACCCATTCTGGATCGGGCTGCCTGCACGGATGTGAAGCTCATCAAATCCGACCAGCATCAGGTGTTCGGGCGCTTCACCGGCACGGCGCTGCTGGACGACGGCACGCCTGTCCGGGTGAAGGACTTTCTGGGCTTTGCCGAAAAGGTGGAGAACAAGTGGTAAACGCCATAAAGGAGCGCCCCGGCCAATGGCCGGGGCGCTTCCGATTTTTGCGATATAAGCTTTTTCGGCGGTTACAGGCTCTCTGCGATATGCCGGGCTACATACACGCCGCTGGCGCTGGCGTGGGAGAGAGAGTGGGTGACACCGCTGCCGTCGCCGATGACGAACAGGCCCTTGTGGGGTGTCTCCAGATTTTCGTCCAGCTGGACCTCCATATTGTAGAACTTTACCTCCACACCATAGAGCAGGGTGTCGTCATTGGCGGTGCCGGGGGCGATCTTATCCAGCGCATAGATCATCTCGATGATGCCGTCCAGAATGCGCTTGGGCATCACCAGACTCAGGTCGCCGGGGGTGGCGGCCAGCGTGGGGGTGACAAAGCTCTCCTCCACCCGCTTGGGCGTGGAGCGCTGGCCACGGATCAGGTCACCGAACCGCTGGACGATGACGCCGCCGCCCAGCATATTGGACAGCCGTGCGATGCTCTCGCCGTAGCCGTTGGAGTCCTTGAAGGGCTCGGAGAAGTGCTTGGCCACCAGCAGGGCAAAGTTGGTGTTCTCCGTATGGAGGGCGGGGTCCTCGTAGCTGTGGCCGTTGACGGTGACGATGCCGTTGGTGTTC
The genomic region above belongs to Vescimonas coprocola and contains:
- a CDS encoding DUF2804 domain-containing protein, with the protein product MQHEITASAPLLDEKGNLREPGYAKRLLPIYRRADIKAPAARIKEWDYYLVTNDHFAVALTIADNGYMGLDSVSFLQFDEGWQMTRSPMRAFPMGRTGLPETSAAGDTASSGKRHALVFRHVPGGRELTFRMEDFLNRDTIEGHLLLTQEPEESMVICTPFDKPGHFYYNQKINCMRAAGTVRIGGQTYTFDPADSFGVLDWGRGVWTYHNTWYWGSASGQVDGVPFGWNIGYGFGDTSAASENMLFYDGKAHKLGQVTFHIPMAGKREDYLAPWRFTSDDGRFEMDFAPILDRAACTDVKLIKSDQHQVFGRFTGTALLDDGTPVRVKDFLGFAEKVENKW